The DNA sequence GTAATTGCCGGACGCGCGCCGGAACATACGATAGCCGATTCATCATCGCCGATGCATGGGATAGCCGTGCGGCCGGCCTGCGCCCTGACGTCCTGCGAGGCAACAGCACGCCGCCCCGTCAGCATCATGCGGTGGCCCGCGCAAAGGGCCGGATACCGAATTTTCAATTTGTCGGAGACGCGACATGCAAACTATCGTCATCGTTGGAGGAGGCGCCGGCGGACTCGAGCTGGCTACGCGTTTGGGCAATGGCCTCGGCAAGCAGGGACGCGCCAGAATCGTGCTGGTGGACCGCTGGCCGACCCACTTCTGGAAGCCGCTGCTGCATGCCGTGGCATCCGGCAAGCTCGATCCGCAAGTGCATCAGGTCCAATATTCGGCGCAGGCCGCCGAGCATCATTTCCAGTTCGTCTGCGGCGAGGTGACCGCCATCGACCGCCAGGCGCATTGCATCGACATCGGGCCATATTGCGGCGAGGACGGCGTCGAAGTGCTGCCGCGCCGCACCCTCCATTATGACAAGCTGGTGCTCGCCTTCGGCGCGGTGACCAACTTCTTCAATATTCCCGGCGCGGCCGAGCATTCGCTCACGCTCGACAGCGTGCAGCAAGCGGAAATCTTCCGCAAGCGCTTCCTCGGCAGCTGCATGGCGGCCAGCAGCCACGGCGCGTACGGCAACCAGGCGCAGGCGGTGGTCAACATCGTCATCGTCGGCGGCGGCGCCACCGGTGTGGAACTGGCGGCCGAACTGAACCATACGGTGCAGACGCTGGCCAGGTACAACGTGCATTCGCTGGATCCGGCGCGCGACGTACGCATCAGCATCATCGAGCGCGGGGAGCGCATGCTGCCGCCGCTGCATCCGGCCCTCTCGAAGCGCGCCGCGCGCCACCTGCGGGGACTTGGCGTGGATGTATGCACCGACACCACCGTCGCGCGCGTGGAGGCGGACGCGGTTATCGACAGCACGGGGCGGCGCCATGCATCCGATATCACGATGTGGGCCGCCGGGGTCGAGGGCCCGGCGATTGCGACGACGCTGGGCTTGCCGCTGAACCGCTTGAAGCAGATCGTGGTGACGCCCGGCCTGCAAACCGAGATGGATGCCGACATATTCGCCATCGGCGACTGCGCCAGCCACGTCTGCCCGGTCAGGGGCGCAGCGGTGCCACCGCGTGCGCAGGTGGCGCACCAACAGGCAATGTTCCTGGCCGAAGTGCTGTCGCGCCCGGGGCAATCCGGCTTGCCGAATTTCCACTACCGCGATTATGGCTCGCTGGTATCGCTCGGGCCATCCAAGGCGGTCGGCGTGCTGGCGGGCAGCATGACGGGCCGCGAGGTACTAGTGGGCGGCCTTACGGCGCGACTGCTGTACCGGCTGATGTATCACAAGCACGTAATGTCACTGCATGGCTTCATGCGCATGGCAGCCGAGACCTTGTCGCACTGGATACGCACCAAGGTGACACCGCCGGTCAAACTGCATTAATGCCTGACGCGGGGAGCCGACCGGCTCCCCGCACCTAATCGCCTCCGGGTACCAGGCCGGGCGCTTCCCGGCCGATACTATTGCTTGAAAGCAATTATCAGTATTGCCGCAAACCCTTTCCTGATTTCTCTGTCTGAATCAGGGTAAAGCTTCTTTCAATGCAAAACCGCAAGGTAAGCCTTGCATCCCGCCTTTATGCTGATCGACGCTTTCCGAACAACCCGTGAACCGCGGGCATCTTTTCCCGCCGACTTCGAGCATGAGACAGGACGAAAAACGCAAGCGGGAAATTCTGACTATTTTTCTGGCGCGGGATCTGCTGACGATCATTGCGCTGATTCTTGCTCTTTTCATCACCTACAAGCTGTGGAATACGGCACGCGAGACGGAATCGCAGACCCTGCAGACCGGTTTTAACTTCCGCGTGCACGAGTTCAACAGCGCGATCCAGCAGCGCATGGCGATTTACGAACAGGTCCTCCATGCAACCCAAGGTCTTTTTCATGCCAACAAGGCCGTCAGCCGCGGCCAGTTCCACGCGTTCATCGAGGCGCTCGCCCTGCCGCAAAACTATCCGGGTATCCAGGGCATCGGCTTTGCCCAGCTCATCCCGCCTTCCCGGCTGGAGCGGCAAGTGGCGGCGGTGCGCAGCGAGGGCTTTCCCAATTACACGGTCTGGCCCGCAGGCAAGCGCGACGTCTATACGTCCATCATCTACCTCGAACCGTTCACCGGGAAAAACCTGCGGGCGTTCGGCTATGACATGTATTCGAACCCAATCCGTCGGGAGGCCATGCAGCAGGCACTCGCTTCCGGAGAGGCCACCGTCACCGGCAAGGTCACGCTGGTGCAGGAGGCCGGCGCCGAAGTGCAGGTGGGATTCCTGATGTACCTGCCGTTGTACGACGAGGCGGCGCTGCAGAAGCAGCCGGGTGCCCGCCGTCAGGACAATCTGCTAGGCTGGGTTTACGCTCCTTTCCGCATGAAAGACTTCATGCGCGGCATTAACAGCGGTCAAGCAGAAGACCTCGACATTGCCATCTACGACGGGGATCAGTTATCGCCGGCGACGCTGATGTTCGATTCCGGCACGCGCCGCGACGGCACCGGCTTGCAGAAAATCGACCGGATCGACCTGGGCAATCACACCTGGACCGTGGTGACGAGCGCCACGCCTGCCTACCTGCAGCGCCTCACGACCGGGCGGCCGCGCCTGATCCTACATGCCGGCATCAGCATCAGCCTGATGGTGGCGCTGCTGATCTGGCTGTTCCTCGACGACCGCGCACGCGCCCTGCATGCGGCGCACCAGGCCATGCAGCTGGCGCTGTATGACGCGCTCACCGGCTTACCCAACAGAAAGCTCCTCGACGAGCGCCTCACGCTCGCGCTTTCCCATGCCAAGCGCAGCCACAGCCATGCGGCGCTGCTGTTCATCGACCTCGACAAGTTCAAGCCGGTCAACGACAATTTCGGCCATGCCTACGGCGACCTGCTGCTCAAGGAAGTGGCCAAGCGCCTGCGCGAGAACATGCGCGAGTCCGACACCGCGTCGCGCCTGGGCGGCGACGAGTTCGTGGTGCTGCTGCTCGATGTCGACAGCCCGCAGGCGGTCATGCTGGTGGCCACGAAAATCCTGCAGCATCTGAACGAACCCTACGACGTCGCAGGCCATACCTTCCACATCTCCGCCAGCATCGGCGCGGCGCTGTACCCGGAACACGGGACCGACGGCAAGACATTGATGAGAAGTGCGGATCTGGCGATGTACCAGGCCAAGAACAAGGGCCGCGCCAACGTGCAGTTCGCCCCGTCCGAATAACGAGGGCCGGCGCTCAAACACTGACGGTGCGGCCGCCCAGCAGCTTTTCGAACTCATCCGGCGGCAGCGGCTGCGCATACAGGAAGCCTTGCGCATAATCGCAGCCTGCGTGCAGAAGCCAGTCGCGCTGCTCGGCTGTTTCGACGCCTTCCGCGATAACTTTCAGCCCGAGCTTGTGCGCCATGACTATGATCGTTTCAGCGATGGTGCGGCTGATGCTGTCCTTGGCCGTATCGCGGATGAACGACTGGTCGACCTTGAGGTAGTCGACGTCGTATTTCTTGAGGTAGGCCATCGAGGAGTAGCCGGTGCCGAAGTCGTCAATGGCAACCTGCACCCCGGCGTCGCGCAGATCGAAGATCTTGTCGGCCGTGCTGGACGACGCGTTAAGCAGCAAACCCTCGGTAATTTCGACCGCCACGCTGTTCCAGGCCATGCCGAGCTGGCGCAGATAGGCGCCCCAGTCCATCGCCTTCTTGTGCGGCAAGAACTGCGCCGGCGACTTGTTGACGCTGACCTGGAACGCCGCGCCGAAACGCTCGCTCCAGCGCCGGCACCAGGCGGCGGCCTGCATGAAAACCCAGTTGCCGATTTCGTTGATCAAGCCGGTTTCCTCGGCCAGGCCGATGAATTCATTGGGACATACCAGCCCTCTTTCCGGGTGCATCCAGCGCACCAGCGCCTCGCCCTTGACGATGCGCCCGTCGCGCAAATCGACGATCGGCTGGAAATACACCCGCAACTGCCGTGCCGGCAAGGCATTGCGCAATTCGCCGATCAGCTTGAGACGGCGCGAGGCCTGCTCCTGCATGGCACGCGTGAAGAAACTGAACTGGTTACGCCCGGCGTTCTTGGCGACATACATCGCCTGGTCGGCATTGCGCAGCAGCCGCTCTGGCTCGGCGCCGTCGGCCGGGTGCAGCGTGATACCGATGCTGCCGGAGACGTGAATGATTTCCTGGCTCAACATGAAGGGCCGCGCCAGTGTTTGCAGGATTTTCTGGGCGATTATTTCGACATGGGCGCGGTCGTCGAGGTCGGTCAGGATCACGGTGAATTCGTCGCCGCCGAGCCTGGCGACGGTGTCGGCGGAGCGCACGCAAGAGCGGATGCGCGCGGCGGTTTCGCGCAGCAAGGCGTCGCCGGCATCATGGCCGAGCAAATCATTGACTTCCTTGAAGCGGTCGAGGTCGACGAACATGAGCGCCAGCATCTTGCCGCTGCGGCGGGAATTCGCCACTTCGTATTCGAGCCGGTCGCGGAACAGGCTACGGTTGGGCAAGCCGGTCAAGGCGTCGAAATTGGCACGACGCAATGTCTCCTGCTCGAACGACACATCCACCGTGGTGCCGACCATGCGCAGCGCGCGCCCGTCATTGTCGCGGCTGACGACCGCGCCGCGCGCCAGGATCCACTTCCAGCCCCCGGTCTTGCCGCGCACGCGATATTCGCAGGCCAGGAAGCGGGTCTTTCCGCGCACGCAAGCCATGGTCTCGGCCCTGACGCGCTGCTGGTCTTCCGGATGCGTGATAGCGAGCCAATCCTCGAGCCGGTTGCCGATCTCATGCTCGTCATAGCCCAGCATCGCGCGACCGCGCCGCGAAAACATGAAGTTGTCGGACCCAATGTCCCAGTCCCACACGCCGTCGCCGGCCGCCTCCAGTGCCAGGTGCAGGCGCTGCTCGCTGGCGCGCAGGCTCGCCTGCGCCTGGACCTGCGCGGTCACTTCGTAACCCAGGAGCAGCACGCCGGTCACCGTGCGCTCGGCCGAATAGATCGGCTGGCAGACGAAGTCGACATAAGCGCCCACCGGCTGCGTGCCGGGTTCCCGCTGCAGCGCCACTTGGTAGGCGCGGCCGACATACGGTTCGCCCTTTTCGTAGACGCCGTCGAGCAGGCGGATCAATTCGCGCTCGCCGTGCTCGGGAATGATGTCGCGCAGGGGCATGCCCAGCACCTGGCGGTGGCAGACGACCTGGTAGCAGGCCTGGTTGACCGCCTCGAGCACATGATCGGGGCCGCGCGTGACCGCCATGAATCCGGGTGCATGATCAAGCAGATCCTGCAACGCGATCATGCGCAACCGGGAATCGGGCCCCGCGACCTGATAGCCCAGCTGCGGGCCCGGAGTGCCGCCATGCAAAATTTCACTTGGGAATGCCTTTTCAATTGGCAATCCAACGATCTCGCTACGGCGGCGTTCCGTGATTTTCAGAAACGCTTCATTGACGCCGATAATGGTCAAGCCGTCCGACAGCAGGAGCAAGGGATCGGGGCTGGTATTCAGCGCGGCGACCACGTCTTCATGTTGCGCCATTTTATTGCGCCATTTGGAGCCCATTCGTTGCCTGCGTAGCCTGTTTATCGTTGTTCGACGGGCCGGACAAGCCCATCGATACACATGGAATTGGGCTGACAACGCACTGTTATAGTTCCTGCTTTCGATTTGCGCAGCCGCATGGAAACTCCACATTCGGCAAGGCTGCGGATTTCCCGCACAGTCGTTTTTCAGGCCGGGGCCCTCAGTCATCAATCTCCGTTCCGACCTTGAGCCGCGCGGTGGATCGGTGGGGCTTG is a window from the Noviherbaspirillum sp. UKPF54 genome containing:
- a CDS encoding NAD(P)/FAD-dependent oxidoreductase, yielding MQTIVIVGGGAGGLELATRLGNGLGKQGRARIVLVDRWPTHFWKPLLHAVASGKLDPQVHQVQYSAQAAEHHFQFVCGEVTAIDRQAHCIDIGPYCGEDGVEVLPRRTLHYDKLVLAFGAVTNFFNIPGAAEHSLTLDSVQQAEIFRKRFLGSCMAASSHGAYGNQAQAVVNIVIVGGGATGVELAAELNHTVQTLARYNVHSLDPARDVRISIIERGERMLPPLHPALSKRAARHLRGLGVDVCTDTTVARVEADAVIDSTGRRHASDITMWAAGVEGPAIATTLGLPLNRLKQIVVTPGLQTEMDADIFAIGDCASHVCPVRGAAVPPRAQVAHQQAMFLAEVLSRPGQSGLPNFHYRDYGSLVSLGPSKAVGVLAGSMTGREVLVGGLTARLLYRLMYHKHVMSLHGFMRMAAETLSHWIRTKVTPPVKLH
- a CDS encoding CHASE domain-containing protein, which codes for MRQDEKRKREILTIFLARDLLTIIALILALFITYKLWNTARETESQTLQTGFNFRVHEFNSAIQQRMAIYEQVLHATQGLFHANKAVSRGQFHAFIEALALPQNYPGIQGIGFAQLIPPSRLERQVAAVRSEGFPNYTVWPAGKRDVYTSIIYLEPFTGKNLRAFGYDMYSNPIRREAMQQALASGEATVTGKVTLVQEAGAEVQVGFLMYLPLYDEAALQKQPGARRQDNLLGWVYAPFRMKDFMRGINSGQAEDLDIAIYDGDQLSPATLMFDSGTRRDGTGLQKIDRIDLGNHTWTVVTSATPAYLQRLTTGRPRLILHAGISISLMVALLIWLFLDDRARALHAAHQAMQLALYDALTGLPNRKLLDERLTLALSHAKRSHSHAALLFIDLDKFKPVNDNFGHAYGDLLLKEVAKRLRENMRESDTASRLGGDEFVVLLLDVDSPQAVMLVATKILQHLNEPYDVAGHTFHISASIGAALYPEHGTDGKTLMRSADLAMYQAKNKGRANVQFAPSE
- a CDS encoding EAL domain-containing protein, giving the protein MAQHEDVVAALNTSPDPLLLLSDGLTIIGVNEAFLKITERRRSEIVGLPIEKAFPSEILHGGTPGPQLGYQVAGPDSRLRMIALQDLLDHAPGFMAVTRGPDHVLEAVNQACYQVVCHRQVLGMPLRDIIPEHGERELIRLLDGVYEKGEPYVGRAYQVALQREPGTQPVGAYVDFVCQPIYSAERTVTGVLLLGYEVTAQVQAQASLRASEQRLHLALEAAGDGVWDWDIGSDNFMFSRRGRAMLGYDEHEIGNRLEDWLAITHPEDQQRVRAETMACVRGKTRFLACEYRVRGKTGGWKWILARGAVVSRDNDGRALRMVGTTVDVSFEQETLRRANFDALTGLPNRSLFRDRLEYEVANSRRSGKMLALMFVDLDRFKEVNDLLGHDAGDALLRETAARIRSCVRSADTVARLGGDEFTVILTDLDDRAHVEIIAQKILQTLARPFMLSQEIIHVSGSIGITLHPADGAEPERLLRNADQAMYVAKNAGRNQFSFFTRAMQEQASRRLKLIGELRNALPARQLRVYFQPIVDLRDGRIVKGEALVRWMHPERGLVCPNEFIGLAEETGLINEIGNWVFMQAAAWCRRWSERFGAAFQVSVNKSPAQFLPHKKAMDWGAYLRQLGMAWNSVAVEITEGLLLNASSSTADKIFDLRDAGVQVAIDDFGTGYSSMAYLKKYDVDYLKVDQSFIRDTAKDSISRTIAETIIVMAHKLGLKVIAEGVETAEQRDWLLHAGCDYAQGFLYAQPLPPDEFEKLLGGRTVSV